The following coding sequences are from one Wenzhouxiangella sp. AB-CW3 window:
- a CDS encoding polyhydroxyalkanoic acid system family protein has translation MSIDIHKPHDKTLEEAQQVADELAQDLAEKFDIEYGWDGDTIVFERFGVHGEIDVDEEAVHVRAQLNFLLTYLQPKVEAEIHRYLDEHFA, from the coding sequence ATGAGCATCGATATTCACAAACCGCACGACAAGACTCTGGAAGAAGCCCAGCAGGTGGCCGACGAGCTGGCCCAGGACCTGGCTGAAAAATTCGACATCGAATATGGCTGGGACGGCGACACCATCGTCTTCGAACGCTTCGGGGTGCACGGGGAGATCGACGTCGATGAAGAAGCGGTGCACGTACGTGCCCAGCTGAACTTCCTTCTGACCTATCTGCAGCCGAAAGTCGAGGCCGAAATCCATCGCTATCTGGACGAGCACTTCGCCTGA
- a CDS encoding prephenate dehydrogenase/arogenate dehydrogenase family protein: MTEDTPAGLRELRDQLDEVDARLVELAARRQQLVSEIGRFKQGRGQQLRDFRRERQVLELVRARARSVDLDPTLAESLFRRLIDASLTRQEQERVRFAGRGDGHSALVIGGAGRMGRWLASFLDNQGYEVLLADPALNDGHEKHFSDWREAPLNVSLIVVAAPLRQTPAIIDELAQRRVPGLVFEVGSIKTPLIDSLRSAARSGLAVCAVHPMFGPDTRLLSGRHVLVMDVGCPAAVNEVTALFSDTMAEMVDIPLEQHDQLIALVLGLSHALNIAFFTALVRSGIEAGQLAGISSTTFRRQLEIARDVAGENPALYYEIQNLNEHGHIARDALLEAIESIREAADSPDDTAMHELMIQGRRYLESL; this comes from the coding sequence ATGACCGAAGACACGCCAGCGGGATTGAGAGAACTGCGCGATCAGCTCGACGAGGTGGATGCCCGTCTGGTCGAGCTGGCGGCACGTCGTCAGCAGCTGGTCTCCGAGATCGGACGCTTCAAGCAGGGACGTGGACAGCAGCTGCGTGATTTCCGGCGCGAAAGGCAGGTGCTGGAACTGGTGCGGGCTCGGGCCCGATCGGTCGATCTGGATCCGACACTGGCCGAATCGCTCTTTCGACGCCTCATCGATGCCTCGCTGACCCGTCAGGAACAGGAGCGCGTGCGCTTTGCCGGGCGGGGCGATGGTCACAGCGCACTGGTGATTGGTGGCGCCGGCCGCATGGGGCGTTGGCTGGCCAGTTTCCTGGACAACCAGGGCTACGAAGTGCTGCTGGCCGATCCGGCGCTAAACGATGGCCACGAGAAGCATTTTTCCGACTGGCGGGAAGCCCCGCTGAATGTCTCACTGATTGTTGTCGCGGCGCCGCTCAGGCAGACCCCGGCCATTATCGATGAGCTGGCGCAGCGCAGGGTTCCGGGGCTTGTGTTCGAAGTCGGTTCGATCAAGACGCCGCTGATCGACAGTTTGCGGTCGGCAGCGCGGTCGGGGCTTGCGGTCTGTGCCGTGCACCCGATGTTCGGCCCGGATACGCGACTCCTGTCCGGTCGGCATGTGCTGGTGATGGATGTTGGCTGCCCGGCGGCAGTCAACGAGGTGACGGCGCTGTTTTCGGACACCATGGCCGAAATGGTCGACATCCCGCTTGAGCAGCATGACCAGCTGATTGCGCTGGTGCTGGGGTTATCGCATGCACTCAATATCGCCTTCTTCACTGCACTGGTGCGATCGGGCATCGAGGCCGGACAACTGGCAGGAATCTCCAGCACCACTTTCCGGCGTCAGCTCGAAATTGCCCGCGACGTGGCCGGCGAAAACCCCGCGCTCTACTACGAAATCCAGAACCTCAACGAGCATGGGCACATTGCCCGTGACGCCTTGCTTGAGGCCATCGAGTCGATTCGCGAGGCCGCAGATTCGCCGGATGACACGGCCATGCATGAGCTCATGATTCAGGGCAGGCGCTACCTGGAATCGCTCTGA
- the yeiP gene encoding elongation factor P-like protein YeiP codes for MPRASEIKRGNVIEHDGTVYAVRQIDRSAPTARGGGTLFRFKLHGIPGGERRELTCKGDDVLREADLVRRQSSFSYRDADGFVFMDDEDFRQHLVSEADVGEAAGYITDGLGGIFVLLIDDVPVAIDLPQSVVLEVTDTAPVMKGATATKSNKPATLETGIEVMVPDYITPGEKIKVNTETGEFMSRA; via the coding sequence ATGCCCAGAGCCAGCGAAATCAAGCGCGGAAACGTCATCGAACATGATGGGACGGTCTATGCCGTGCGTCAGATCGATCGTTCAGCACCCACCGCCCGGGGCGGCGGCACGCTGTTTCGCTTCAAGCTGCACGGCATTCCTGGCGGAGAGCGCCGGGAGCTGACCTGCAAGGGGGATGATGTGCTGCGCGAGGCCGACCTGGTGCGTCGACAGAGCAGTTTCTCCTACCGCGATGCCGACGGATTCGTGTTCATGGATGACGAGGACTTCCGCCAGCACCTGGTGTCGGAGGCGGATGTTGGCGAGGCGGCCGGCTACATCACCGACGGGCTTGGCGGCATATTCGTGCTGCTCATCGATGATGTGCCCGTGGCCATCGATTTGCCACAGTCGGTGGTGCTGGAGGTCACGGATACCGCGCCGGTCATGAAGGGGGCGACCGCGACGAAGTCAAACAAGCCGGCCACGCTGGAAACCGGTATCGAGGTCATGGTTCCTGACTACATCACGCCGGGTGAGAAGATCAAGGTCAATACCGAGACCGGCGAGTTCATGAGCCGGGCCTGA
- a CDS encoding diguanylate cyclase, whose protein sequence is MRALIVDHSRVFRAIWQRLAAQAGHEPMMVESAASGLALLKRQPADVVCVSRSLPDGDGIEFARQARQLPHGKSVPIILLTSSTDKRIHRRAFEAGITDIHARTRIEELFKRIDRFTRERDQPLTGRVLYVEDSVTASRIMIHVMHKMSLDVDHFRSAAEALEAFDPERHDLVISDILVEGAISGITLVSRLREKHPDKTELPILAMSGMEDDARRVELFRLGVNDFISKPVIMEEARARIGNLVVNKQLFERVKKQRKQLYELAMTDALTGLYNRNSLSEFGSKLESSAHRRDMPLSIILIDIDHFKTINDRHGHLVGDYVLREIGEMLAASCREEDLAVRFGGEELLLVLPWCPLADASRRAEQLRERFETLEPAGIPVTASFGVSALEAGRTSSLESVINAADQAVYIAKSSGRNQVVTLTLAEARAREASNDNDGVFFIDDEQSNRA, encoded by the coding sequence ATGAGAGCACTGATCGTCGACCATTCAAGGGTCTTTCGCGCCATCTGGCAGCGATTGGCGGCCCAGGCCGGCCACGAGCCGATGATGGTCGAATCAGCGGCCAGCGGCCTGGCCCTGCTGAAACGCCAGCCGGCTGATGTCGTATGCGTGTCTCGTTCACTGCCCGATGGCGACGGCATCGAGTTTGCCCGGCAGGCCCGTCAATTGCCCCACGGCAAGTCCGTGCCCATCATCCTGCTGACCTCCTCGACCGACAAGCGCATCCACCGGCGTGCTTTCGAAGCCGGCATCACCGACATTCATGCCCGCACCCGCATCGAGGAGCTTTTCAAGCGTATCGACCGCTTCACCCGGGAGCGCGATCAGCCCCTGACGGGTCGTGTGTTGTACGTAGAAGACAGCGTCACGGCCTCGAGAATCATGATTCACGTCATGCACAAGATGAGCCTGGACGTGGATCACTTCCGCAGTGCCGCCGAGGCGCTGGAGGCATTCGATCCGGAACGCCACGACCTGGTCATCAGCGACATCCTGGTCGAAGGCGCCATCAGCGGTATCACCCTGGTCAGCCGACTGCGCGAGAAACATCCCGACAAGACCGAACTGCCCATTCTGGCCATGTCGGGAATGGAAGACGACGCCAGACGTGTAGAGCTCTTCCGTCTTGGCGTCAACGATTTCATCAGCAAGCCGGTCATCATGGAAGAAGCGCGGGCGCGCATCGGCAACCTTGTGGTCAACAAGCAGCTGTTCGAACGGGTCAAGAAACAGCGCAAGCAGCTTTACGAGCTGGCCATGACCGACGCGCTGACCGGGCTCTACAATCGCAACTCGCTCAGTGAGTTCGGCAGCAAGCTGGAATCCTCGGCACATCGACGCGACATGCCGCTGAGCATCATCCTGATCGATATCGACCATTTCAAGACCATCAACGACCGCCACGGTCACCTGGTGGGCGATTATGTACTGCGCGAGATCGGCGAAATGCTGGCTGCCTCCTGCCGGGAAGAAGATCTCGCGGTTCGTTTCGGGGGTGAGGAGCTTCTGCTGGTACTGCCCTGGTGCCCGCTGGCGGATGCCAGCCGCAGGGCCGAGCAACTGCGTGAACGCTTCGAAACGCTGGAACCGGCCGGCATACCGGTCACTGCCAGCTTCGGTGTCAGCGCCCTGGAGGCTGGCCGGACTTCCAGCCTGGAAAGTGTGATCAATGCCGCCGATCAGGCCGTCTACATCGCCAAGTCATCCGGTCGCAACCAAGTAGTCACCCTGACGCTTGCCGAGGCCCGGGCACGCGAGGCATCGAACGACAACGACGGCGTATTTTTCATCGATGATGAGCAATCAAACCGGGCCTGA
- a CDS encoding penicillin acylase family protein yields MMSNQTGPERARPITQTLRRSFWLSLVTVAILLAAIWFGGRAWMERSVMPYTGEQPLPGLSQDVKILFDDRGIPRVYGESDTDVLQTLGWLHAGERLFQMELIRRLTRGELSELVGAVALEIDELHRSFGFARRVAEEPIDLAPESHAWLQAYVDGINAYMDHTDALPPEFLFLGQKPEPWSVDDVLAIAYYQTWYPTTLVQRISMAWRELVDLHGAAAAEWLSSDFAWQRTTLPGGRMSEGSNTWTLAPERSESGQALHAADPHLEYDQAPGMWYAAGLHSQESLDVIGVTVPGLPLVAMGHNGRIAWSFTVAPVDVFETYRFERHPEQPDRVRGPDGWEPLIERSETFRIRDQESVERVQYFTSLGRVAELTDEFALVVQWAGFELPIGQLMENGFAIKRATDFDHFRAAASDMGAMSVNWSYSDREGNIGYVQSSPVPVRQHEQFFGVLDADNPDHIWDGFHPPDTRPWALNPERGWLANANNAAVGDNWDYPVPGYYKQLRIRRISDLLNSGTRFSRDDMSAFQLDRVSDRALSWSPWLAELARASNRSRLADDIEAWDDNMRADSDIAGLFARWFNYLGPAIARQDESIPPGDMQMLIDEWLHTGDQSPLAHIDREQAGLDALEMALKAGIRPLGGVQQLHVRHAMADNPVLDRWLRLSRGPFPIGGDPGTLNVSYAVFDADQATLRSRAGPSMRYVLDWSDPDSFRLNLTTGQSGHPSSPHFDDFLEDFLSGQPWIVPWSREAVEQRNHRVLRLTRE; encoded by the coding sequence ATGATGAGCAATCAAACCGGGCCTGAGCGCGCACGACCCATCACCCAGACCCTTCGCCGCAGCTTCTGGCTGAGCTTGGTCACGGTGGCCATCCTGCTGGCCGCCATCTGGTTTGGCGGCCGCGCCTGGATGGAGCGATCCGTCATGCCCTACACCGGCGAGCAACCCTTGCCGGGTCTGAGCCAGGACGTCAAAATCCTGTTCGACGACCGTGGCATACCCCGTGTTTACGGAGAAAGCGACACCGACGTTCTGCAGACACTGGGGTGGCTGCATGCGGGCGAGCGTCTGTTCCAGATGGAACTGATTCGCCGCCTGACCCGGGGCGAACTGTCTGAACTGGTCGGCGCGGTGGCACTGGAGATCGATGAACTGCATCGCTCCTTCGGGTTCGCGCGGCGGGTTGCAGAAGAACCCATCGACCTCGCTCCCGAATCACACGCATGGTTGCAGGCCTATGTCGATGGCATCAATGCCTACATGGACCATACAGACGCCTTGCCGCCGGAGTTTCTCTTTCTGGGCCAGAAGCCTGAACCCTGGTCGGTGGACGATGTACTGGCCATTGCCTATTACCAGACCTGGTACCCGACCACCCTGGTCCAGCGCATCAGCATGGCCTGGCGAGAACTGGTCGACCTGCACGGTGCAGCCGCGGCTGAGTGGCTGTCTTCGGATTTTGCCTGGCAGCGCACGACCCTTCCCGGCGGGCGCATGAGCGAGGGCTCCAATACCTGGACTCTGGCACCGGAGCGCTCCGAGTCCGGACAGGCGCTGCATGCCGCTGACCCGCATCTGGAATACGACCAGGCGCCGGGCATGTGGTATGCCGCCGGACTGCATTCGCAAGAAAGCCTCGACGTCATTGGAGTCACAGTCCCCGGGCTGCCTCTCGTGGCCATGGGTCACAATGGCCGCATTGCATGGTCGTTCACCGTGGCCCCGGTGGATGTCTTCGAAACCTATCGCTTCGAACGCCACCCGGAACAGCCTGATCGGGTCCGCGGACCGGATGGCTGGGAGCCACTGATCGAACGCAGCGAGACATTCAGGATTCGCGACCAGGAATCCGTCGAACGGGTTCAGTACTTTACTTCTCTTGGCCGTGTTGCCGAACTCACCGACGAGTTCGCCCTGGTGGTGCAATGGGCCGGATTTGAATTACCGATTGGTCAGCTGATGGAAAACGGCTTTGCCATCAAGCGGGCCACCGACTTCGACCACTTCCGAGCCGCTGCCAGCGACATGGGGGCCATGTCGGTCAACTGGTCGTATTCCGACCGGGAAGGCAACATCGGCTATGTTCAGTCCAGCCCGGTGCCGGTCAGGCAACATGAGCAGTTTTTCGGCGTCCTCGATGCCGACAACCCCGACCATATCTGGGACGGATTTCATCCACCAGACACCCGCCCCTGGGCACTCAACCCGGAGCGCGGCTGGCTGGCCAACGCCAACAATGCGGCGGTGGGAGACAATTGGGACTATCCCGTGCCCGGGTATTACAAGCAGCTCAGGATACGGCGCATCAGCGACCTGCTGAACTCCGGCACACGCTTCAGTCGCGACGACATGAGTGCGTTTCAGCTCGATCGGGTCTCCGACCGCGCCCTGAGCTGGAGCCCCTGGCTGGCGGAGCTGGCCAGGGCATCCAATCGCAGCCGTCTGGCCGATGACATCGAGGCCTGGGATGACAACATGCGGGCCGACAGCGACATCGCCGGGCTGTTTGCCCGCTGGTTCAACTATCTAGGCCCGGCCATCGCCCGGCAGGACGAGTCAATTCCTCCGGGCGACATGCAAATGCTGATCGACGAGTGGCTTCACACCGGAGACCAATCGCCACTGGCCCATATCGATCGTGAACAGGCAGGCCTGGACGCCCTGGAGATGGCCCTGAAGGCCGGCATCCGGCCGCTGGGCGGCGTTCAGCAACTGCATGTGCGGCACGCGATGGCCGACAACCCCGTTCTTGATCGCTGGCTGCGACTCAGTCGGGGCCCCTTCCCGATCGGCGGCGATCCGGGCACGCTGAACGTCAGCTATGCCGTTTTCGACGCCGACCAGGCGACCCTGCGATCACGCGCCGGCCCTTCGATGCGCTATGTCCTCGACTGGTCCGATCCCGACAGCTTTCGGCTCAACCTGACGACCGGGCAATCCGGGCATCCATCCAGTCCGCACTTCGACGACTTTCTGGAAGACTTCCTCAGCGGCCAACCATGGATCGTACCCTGGAGCCGCGAGGCCGTTGAGCAGCGCAACCATCGCGTATTGCGATTGACCCGCGAATAA
- a CDS encoding S9 family peptidase has translation MKYIACTFLLLSLAVAGQAETPTLTLDRIFDSPDLSGPTLRDARLSPAGDRVTFLRGRDDDRGMLDLWEYHVDDDRTRILVAADDVVEDEGELSAEERARRERARIADLSGIVEYRWSGDGRFLLFPLGGDIYVLDMTAEEREVRQVTESEAFDTDPQIAPDGEHVAFVRNRDLWIARIDDGSETRLTDDGDEVIANGVAEFIAQEEMGRSTGYWWSPDSRHIAFLRIDESPIDVTLRYEIEAGDITMIEQRYPYTGTPNVTYRLGVADIETGSIEWIDLGEEEDIYIPRVDWLPGGEQLSFQRQSRDQQTLELMIATPGEGAPEVVLTETEDTWINLHDDLHFLSDMPAFIWSSERNGYRHLYLYGLDGELIRPLTAGDWAVDALEGVDEELGMIYFTAAEVSPREKHLYRQSLVTSSPEIVSRISRRGGWHEVSMDREARVYVNTFSSASQPPQLALHSADGERIAWLVENRVSGDHPYARYRDAHRPTEFGELVGPDGQSLHYRLIRPAGFDPEKRYPVFMHIYGGPTHRLVTDSWSRRILIDQYMAQQGYVVFSLDNRGIVRQGKAFQDAAYLRLGQIEMIDQMVGLDWLRAQDFIDPERIGIFGWSYGGYVALMALAQYPGEFAAGVAVAPVTDWRLYDTHYTERYMGTPQDQPEAYEKGDVLTYADQIEDQLLLIHPMADDNVLFTHSTLLMQELQENVIPFDLMTYPGEKHAIAGDAQRRHVYKTITRFLDRVLLPGEK, from the coding sequence ATGAAATACATTGCCTGCACCTTCCTGCTACTGTCGCTTGCCGTTGCCGGCCAGGCCGAAACACCTACCCTGACGCTTGACCGAATATTCGACAGCCCGGATCTGTCCGGACCCACCCTGCGTGATGCGCGACTGTCTCCGGCCGGAGACCGGGTCACTTTCCTGCGTGGTCGCGATGACGACCGCGGCATGCTGGATTTGTGGGAATACCATGTCGATGACGATCGGACCCGCATCCTGGTCGCTGCCGATGACGTGGTGGAAGATGAGGGCGAGCTGTCGGCAGAAGAGCGGGCCCGTCGCGAACGCGCCCGCATTGCCGATCTCAGCGGCATCGTCGAATACCGCTGGTCGGGCGATGGCCGTTTCCTGCTCTTCCCGCTGGGCGGCGACATCTACGTGCTCGACATGACGGCCGAGGAGCGCGAGGTGCGGCAAGTCACCGAATCGGAGGCATTCGACACCGACCCGCAAATCGCGCCGGACGGCGAGCATGTGGCTTTCGTGCGCAATCGCGACCTGTGGATTGCCCGCATAGACGATGGCAGCGAGACCCGGCTGACCGACGATGGTGACGAAGTCATCGCCAACGGCGTGGCCGAGTTCATCGCCCAGGAAGAGATGGGCCGTTCGACCGGCTACTGGTGGTCGCCCGACAGCCGCCACATCGCCTTCCTGCGTATCGACGAGTCGCCCATCGACGTGACCCTGCGCTACGAGATCGAGGCCGGCGACATCACCATGATCGAACAGCGCTATCCCTATACCGGAACCCCCAATGTCACCTATCGCCTGGGTGTTGCCGACATCGAGACCGGCTCGATTGAATGGATCGATCTCGGCGAGGAAGAAGACATCTACATCCCGCGAGTTGACTGGTTACCTGGGGGCGAGCAACTGAGCTTCCAGCGCCAGAGTCGTGACCAGCAAACCCTGGAGCTGATGATCGCCACGCCGGGTGAGGGTGCTCCGGAGGTCGTGCTGACCGAAACCGAGGATACCTGGATCAACCTGCACGACGATCTGCACTTTCTCTCCGACATGCCGGCCTTCATCTGGTCTTCTGAGCGCAATGGCTACCGCCACCTCTACCTGTACGGTCTCGATGGCGAGCTGATCCGGCCGCTCACCGCCGGCGACTGGGCCGTCGATGCGCTGGAAGGTGTGGACGAAGAGCTGGGTATGATCTATTTCACGGCGGCCGAAGTCTCGCCCCGCGAGAAGCACCTATACCGACAGTCGCTGGTCACCAGCTCGCCGGAAATCGTCTCGCGCATCTCGCGCCGCGGTGGCTGGCATGAAGTCAGCATGGACCGGGAGGCCCGCGTCTACGTCAATACCTTTTCCAGTGCCAGTCAGCCACCCCAACTGGCCCTGCATTCGGCCGACGGCGAGCGCATCGCCTGGCTGGTGGAAAACCGCGTATCGGGCGATCACCCATATGCCCGCTACCGCGACGCACACCGCCCCACCGAATTCGGTGAACTGGTCGGGCCGGATGGACAATCGCTGCACTACCGCCTGATCCGGCCGGCCGGATTCGATCCCGAGAAGCGCTATCCGGTCTTCATGCACATCTATGGCGGCCCCACCCACCGGTTGGTAACCGATTCCTGGTCACGCAGAATTCTCATCGACCAGTACATGGCTCAGCAGGGTTATGTCGTGTTCTCGCTCGACAATCGCGGCATCGTGCGCCAGGGCAAGGCATTCCAGGATGCCGCCTACCTGCGCCTGGGGCAGATCGAGATGATCGACCAGATGGTCGGTCTGGACTGGCTGCGAGCCCAGGATTTCATCGACCCCGAGCGGATCGGCATCTTCGGCTGGAGCTACGGAGGCTACGTCGCCCTCATGGCCCTGGCCCAGTACCCGGGTGAGTTCGCCGCTGGTGTCGCCGTCGCCCCGGTGACCGACTGGCGCCTCTACGACACCCACTACACCGAACGCTACATGGGTACGCCCCAGGACCAGCCCGAAGCGTACGAAAAGGGCGATGTGCTCACCTATGCCGACCAGATCGAGGACCAGTTGCTGCTCATTCACCCCATGGCCGACGACAACGTCCTGTTCACCCACTCCACGCTGCTGATGCAGGAGTTACAGGAAAACGTCATCCCCTTCGATCTGATGACCTACCCCGGCGAGAAGCACGCCATTGCCGGCGATGCGCAGCGGCGTCATGTCTACAAGACCATCACCCGGTTTCTCGACCGGGTCCTGCTGCCAGGTGAAAAATGA